In bacterium, the DNA window GGAGACTTTAAGATATTAGATGAAAAAGTAAAATTTTTTGACGGGCCTAAAGCAAGCCTTTATGAGCATACAAAAAGAGCCACCAGATTTCTTATGGATGTGGCAAAAAGTAAAAGAGGATTGCCTTTGATGGGGACACAGGATTGGAATGATGCCCTGGACAGGACCGGAATCGGAGGAAAAGGGGAGAGTGTGTGGCTGGGGATGGGGTTATGTGTTGCACTGCTTAATATGATAGAGCTGGCTGATTTTATTAAAGATGAAAAAACAAAGAGAGAATGTTTGTCAAGATATGGAAAAATGAAGAATATTATCAATAAATATGCGTGGGACGGGCAGTGGTATATTTATGCCTTCAACGATTACGGGAAGCCGATAGGTTCTAAAAAGAATAAAGAAGGCAGAATCCAGCTTAATGCGCAGACATGGGCTATCCTCTCGGGCCTTCCCGACACGGACCAGCTTAAAAGCATACTTGATGTTATAGATAAGGATCTTGATACCGAATACGGCCCCGCGCTTTTTACCCCGCCTTATACAGAGTATGACGCGACAATCGGCAGGATTACGGCATTTGCCCCGGGGACCAAAGAGAATGCGGCCATCTTTTGTCATGGAGGCGCATTTAAGTCTTTTGCAGACCTTACTATCGGTCGCCCGGATGAGGCGTATGATACGATAAAAAAACTTTTGCCTCAAAATAATGAAAGGGATATTGAAGTGTATAAGACGGAGCCTTATTGTTTCAGCGAGTATTTGATCGGCCCCGGGAATACAAGGTTCGGGGAAGGGGCTTTTACATGGCTGACGGGTTCCGTAGACTGGATGTTCAAAGCTGTCTGTGAATGGATGCTGGGGATAAGGCCTGAATTTGACGGCCTTAAAATTGATCCCCGCCTGCCTTCCGGCTGGAAAAAATGCAGGATGATAAGACCTTTCAGGGGCTCTGTGTATGACATAGAAATTTTTAATTTATCCGGGAAAAATGGTAAAGTCAAAATAGAAGTTGACGGGAAGAAACAGCCTTCGAATCTTATTCTTCCCCACAGGGATAAGAAAAAGCATAAAGTTAAAGCGGTGATTGGCTGATGTAAAAGGAAAGCGACTATGCGTCTTCCGTCAAAAAATTGCTTTATAACCGGCAAAGGCTGTTCCGGCGGAAACGAAAATAAATACCTTTATAAAACGCTCGCCGGTTTAAGAATCGGTATGAAAAGGGATTCTCTAAGGGGATTTACCCTTATCGAGCTCCTGGTGGTAATCGTGATAATTTCCATTCTTGCGGGCCTTCTGCTTCCCGCCCTGCGCGGCGGCCGCGAAAAAGCAAGGCAGGCGCTCTGTTACGGCAATTTAAAGCAACTCGGACTTGCGCTTAATATGTATGTTCAGGAACAGAACGGCTATATTCCTTATCTGGTTGACGACTCGGGAAGCGCATGGGATAATTTTTCCGACCTGATAAGAAGGTTTGATTCATATATAGAGGATATCGGCATATATGACTGCCCCTCGAATGACAATACAATCAGCGTCGGCATCAGAGATGATATCTACGGCGATAAAGCGAGCAGCGGAACCATAGTTATGGATTATGAAGTCAATGGATATTCGCATGGCCGGAGAATTTTTGAGATAGAGGATAAAGATCTTTCGATATGCGCGTATATGTGGGATTATCCTTATTGGATAGGCGATAGGCCTCACGGCAAGGGGATCAACTGCCTTTATATAGATGGACATGCTTCGTGGGTGACGGACAGCGAGATGAATCTTAACGCAGTGGCGGAGAAAGATAAGTTTTACGGGAAAATCTGGCTGGAATAGCGTTCGCGCCGGTGTGAATAGCCCCTGTCATAAACAAAAAGGTAGCCGAGTGTGGATATAAAATATGTATTGCTGAAAGCGCCCGGGTGCGCTGCGGATCTCAGTGACGGCAGCGAAAGGGGGGAGTATGTCCCCCAGAATTACATTTTCAATACACTGGGCCGGCCAAGCAGGGCAATAAATCTGATGTATGAATATCATCCTAACGATAAAAATTGGCCTGAAAAAGGAATTTTGGAAAACAAACTTTATAAAAGGAACCGGAGGACCAACGGCTATTTTCCGTATATGGCCATAGAAACAGGCGGCACTGCCTGTGAACCTTTTAAATCCATGCGGGACATCCGCAAATTCGGCCAGGATATAATTTTGACAATGACATTTGATTTGGATACGCCCGATGAGCATCTTGTCCAGATAGCAAAAGATCTGAGGCCTTTCGGCAACGTGATATTCCGCATAAACCATGAGTGCAACGGGTGCTGGTTTACATATAATAAAGAAAATACTTACGGGGAAGTCAGTGATTTCTTCGTGAAGTTCCATAAGATACTGAAGAGATATGCTCCCAACGTCAAGACCAACGCGTGCCTTAACGGTGTTCATCCGGAAGGGAGCGATGTTGTATATCATATGGGTGAAAAAGAACTGGCTCCGGCTTTCAGGATTGCGGATATTATATCATATGACAGTTACCATTCCCTGCACTGGGGATGGCCCCATGACGGCTATGACCCGGCCAAATCAAATTTCAGTTCGGGAACAAGCAGGGTAAAAAAAATGGGGCAGATGACCCGAAAACAGTGGTGGGAATTGTTTTTTGATTTTAACGAGCTTATGCTTCGCGTAAATCAAGGCCGGCAGAAGGAGATATATCTCGGAGAGGTAAATACGGATGCCGATATCGTCGGACTTAAGGACCAGGCTCAATGGATTAAGGAATTTTATAATGATGTCAAAAAGAAAAAGCTCTCCTATCTTAAGGGTATTACTTATTATCAGTTCAGAGACAGGGGCGGCCTGGGGCTGGAGTATGAAATGGACGAGGAAATGACCAAAGGCAGGCCGAACCCTTCACTTAACGCATACAGCGAAGCTGTAAAAGACCCGTATTTTTCCCCTGTCCTGGAAGAAAAAGGTCCTGTCGAGTGGCCTGCCGTTTTGGAATGGGAATCCTCAACCTGCGCGAGAGGCGTAATGTTTTCATTTGTCATCCCCGCCGGCGCTTCAAAATGCCTGATTGTTTTTTCGCGGGAAGCCAATCTGATAATTAAGGCGGGGGATATGTGGTTTCATAAAGATACGGGATGTGATGAACTGGATATTTCCGCCGCTGTTGAACCGGGTGTTTTAAATAAGATTTTTATTTTTGCGCCGCCTGTTACCGGGGAAAATACCCATGACCCGGATAACCCCCGTTACCTGGACGTTTACAGGTATAACCTGACGGGGAAGCCCGATATTATACTGAAATAAGGTCTTCATGCCCGCATAGAACATAATATTATTTAATTTGTGTTTGATTATGATAATATATTGTTTTAACCTCATTTCAAATATCTGCATAGGCGGGTTTCATGGTGGATTTAAAAGATAAGTCGTCGGGCAAATATCTGATACTGGCATTATACCTGTTTATTTTCCCTTTTTGCGGGGCTTATGCTCAGCAAAACTGGGTTTCCGAGGGAGGGGTTATAGATCCTCTTAAGGAAGATCAAAGGGTTAAAGAAGCCCGGGACAAGTTGACGGAGTCCGAAAATCTTTACGGCGCGAATGATCCTGTTGTCGCGAGAGATATTTTTAAACTGGCGTCAATATATTATGAATACGGCAGATATGACGAAGCCGAAGAACTATACAAAAGAGCCCTTTCAATACGTGAAAAAGTTTTAGGGTCCGGCGATAAGAGTATCACCCCGATCCTGATTTCCCTGGCTGAGTTATATGAGAACAAAAAGGAATATAATGAAGCGGAATATTATTATAAAAAAACGATAGAATTAAAGGAAAAAATTCTTGGTTCTGATAATCCCTCCCTTGCCGTAACAATGAACAATCTGGCTATTCTTTATGAGATTCAGGGGAATTATGATCAGGCTGAACTGCTCTATAATAAAGCGTTGAATATAAAAAGGTCGGTTTACGGGAAAAATCATCCCGGCATTTCAATCACACTTAATAATCTTGGGCTGTTCTGCTATAAACAGGGTGAATTTGATAAGGCCTCCGGTTTTTTTCAGGAAGCATTGGATTTAAGGATTTCTCTTTATGGAAGCGAGCACCCTGCCGTAGCCAGAATAATGGATAATCTTGCCATGACTTATATAAGAACGGGTAAGATTGACGAAGCAGAGGCTCTGTTAAGGGCTTCCCTGCAGATCAAAGAAAAAGTTCCCGGAGAAAATAAGCTTGATTCCGCCGATACGATGAGCAAGCTGGGAGAACTTTATAGCATGCAGGGCAGGTATCAAGAGGCTTTGGTTCTGCATAAACAGGCTTTTTCTGTAAGGGATAAACTTTTGAAACAGAATGACCCGCGGCTTCTTATGTCCCTGAACAATCTGGCCCTGGCTTATATCTTTTCGGGAAAATATGAAGAAGCGGAACAACTTTTAAACAGGCTTCTCGAGGTTAAAAAGACAGAGGGTATGGAAAATAAGGAAGGGGCTCTTGTATATAACAATATAGGGTTATTGTATATGCATCAGGGGAAATTCGATGATGCGGAAAAAATGTTTAAAAGCGCTGTTGCCCTGACGGGGACAATGGATATAGGCAGGGCTGTTATACTTGATAATCTGGGCGAATTATATATCAGGGCCGCGAAATATGACCTTTCAGAGCAGAGTTATATGAATGCTGTTGAAATAAAAAGGGAAACCCTGGGCGAGGAAGACCCTTCAGTGTTTTTAAGCATGAGCGGTTTAGCCAAAGTGTATTCGGAAAAAGCCCGGTATGAAGAAGCGGAAAAAATCTACGCAAAGGCGCTTGAAGTCATAAAAGAAAATTTTGGTGAAAAAAGCGGGAAAACGGCTTTATTGGTTAATAATATAGCGGAACTTAAAAGAGAACAGGGGTCTTTAGCGGAAGCCGAAAAATATTTCAAGGAAGCCCTGGACATCAGGTTGGACCTTTACGGGCCCGATAACCTGCCCGTAAGCGGGTCATTGAACAATCAGGGTGTTATTTTCAGAGATTTGAAAAAAGTTGATGAGTCTGAGCCTGTTTATCAACAGGCGCTGAAAACCAGGCATGATTTGCTGGGAACGGAAAGCCTTGAACTTGCGTCAACAATGAACAATCTTGCGGATCTTTATGTTTTGCAGGGCCGTTATGAAGAATCCGAAGGTTATCTGAAAGAAGCTCTGAGAATAAGGGAAAAATTCCTGGATGACGGGCACCCCGACATTGCCGATACGCTCAACGGCATGGGGGTTTTGTATGTTAAATGGAATAAACTTGGTGAGGCCGCTCCGTTACTCAAGCGGTCTCTTGCCTCCAGGAAAAATTTTTTCGGGGGTGAACACCCGAGTGTAGCGGTATCGCTGAATAATATGGGTTGGCTTTTGAAGAAACAGGGCAAGTTTCCGGAAGCGGAAAATTTCTACAAAGCTTCGCTGGAAATGAAAACGGGTATCCTGGGTGAGGGACATCCTTCCGTGGCGGTAACTCTCAATAACATGGGAGTCCTGTATCTCGCGATGGAGAAAGAAGAGGCCGCAGAACCGTACTTTCAGAAAGCCCTGGCGATTAAAAAAGAAGTTTTTGGCGGTGAAAGCCCGGATATCGCGTCAATTTTAAAAAAACTGGCGGCTATATACCTGCTCCGCGAAGATGTGAGAAAAGCAGAACTTCCGATTCAGGAAGCGCTGCAGATGAGCGGGAAAATATACGGGGAAAATGACTTAAGAGTCGCGTATTGTATTGACCTGATGGGTATATATAACTATATGATGGGGGTACATGACGAGGCGGATTCTTTATTTAAAGCGTCGGCCCGGATCCGCCAGGGCAATAAGGGAATGGAAGATTTAAACGGGTATGATATGCTCATGCTGCTCTCGAAGCTTTTTAGAAAAATAGGGATGATAGATAAAGCTCAGAAAATAGAAAAAAGCGCCAGGGATATACTTCAAAATCCGGGAAATTATCTGACTGACAAATGAGTTCTGATTATCTGGGACACAGGAAAAGGTTAAGAGCAAGATACGAAGCCAGCAGCTTTGCGGGTTGGCAGGATTATGAAATTGTTGAATTCATATTGTTCTATGCCCTGCCCCGCAAAGACACAAAAAGCCTCGCGAAAAAACTGATAAAACAGTTTAAATCCATAAAAGGTTTGATTGATGCTGATCCCGATGACATCAAAACTGTTGCCGGCGTCGGACAAAATGTTCTAAACATCATAAGTGTCATTAAAGACGTAGCGGAACTTTATCTGAAACAGAAAACTTTTGATAACAAATCCGTTAAATCAGCCGCGGATGTGTGCGATTACCTGCGCATTTCCATGCAATCGGAAAAAGACGAATTATTGAAGGTTTTGTATTTAAACGCCTCGAACAAGATACTCGGAGACGATATAATAAGCAGAGGAACAGTGGACAGGGCGCCGGTGTATCCGAGAAAAGTTGTTGAAAATGCGGTAAAAAGGAAAGCTGTTAATGTGATTTTGGCGCACAACCACCCCAGCGGAAGCTTGCGTCCGTCCGGGGAAGACAGAAGTATGACGGAAAAATTAAAGAGCGCGTTATCATTGGTGGATGTTACTGTAATAGACCATATTATCATAGGGCTGGATAGCTATTTTAGTTTCAGCGAAAACGGGCTTATCTAAAAGCAGACAGGAGAATGTATGAAAAGAATTTTTTATATCATATCGGTTATCCTTCTTCCGACATTTTGTTTTGCCGAGAACCTTTTGACGAATCCCGGCTTTGACGTGGAAGAGACTTTCAGGGGCTGGAGTGTGTGGGGGGAGGAAGAAGAGGGACAGTCTGTTTCGGGAGCCGAAGTCACAAAATTCATATCAAGGACGTCTCTGTATTCGGCAAAATTATGGGCGTGGAAAAATATTGGAGATGCGGGATCCGGTATCTGGCAGGATTTTAACGTACAGCCTGGAAAGACATATTATGCCGCCGCATTTCTCAAAAGCCTGCCGCGCGAACCTCTTAAAGAGAACATCGCCCATGCCTGGATTTCATTGGAGTGGTATGATAAAGACGGGAATATTATAGGTCATCAAATCGACAGCAAAAACCTTACGGAATGCTATAAGATGTGGGCAATATTTAAATTGAGCGCGCTGGCTCCTCCCAATGCCGTGAAAGGCAGGATACTTTGCCGTTTATGGGCTGCCGGAGGAAAATCAGGCAAAGAAGCCCGCGCGGTGTATATTGATAATGTGCAGGTTTCCGGTTATCCTATACTGTTCAGGTAAAGGTCGTATCATATGGATATAAAAATAATCAATAACCCTTCCAAAGAACAACTGGCTGAAATGGGGGTATTCGACTGGCCTGTATGGGAAAAAGAGGCATCCTCTTTTCCCTGGCATTACGATGAAAGGGAAACGTGCTATATATTGGAAGGAGAAGTTACAGTGACACCACAGGGCGGCAGGGGCGTAAAATTCGGCGCCGGCGATCTTGTAATCTTTCCTGAAAAAATGGATTGCACATGGGAAATAAGCAAAGCGGTAAAAAAACATTATAATTTCGGTTGAGTGAGAGGGAAGATGAGCATTTATCTTGATATAGAAACAAACCGGTCCGGAGAAATAACGGTGCTGGGATTTTTCAGCGCCGCCGGAGGTTTTGTCCAGATGGTTAAGCCCGACATAACAAGGGATAAGTTTATTGCGGCCCTTCCCGGAACGGCTTCCAGGATAGTTACGTATAACGGGAACAGTTTTGATTTAAATGTTATATGGAAAAGACTCGGAATTAACCTGCGTGATATCTATGAATCCTGCGATTTGCGGTGGATATGCCAGAGAGAAGGGTTAACGGGAGGAATGAAGGCGGTTGAATCAACACTTAATATATCGAGGACAACAATGGGGGTTGACGGGCGGGAGGCTCTGTATTTATGGGATAAATTCGTTTTTGAGGGTGACAGGAAAGCGCTTGAACTGCTTTTGGAGTACAATAAGGAGGATGTCCTTAACCTTATTAAGATAGAAAAAAAGCTTATAGAACGGAATATTTATATGCCTGCATCAGGTGATTGATATGCTTTTGGACGTTTTTGACAAAAGAAGAAGCGTCAGGAAATATAAAAACGAGGCTGTTGAGAGAGAAAAAATTATCGCCTGCCTGGAAGCTGCCCGCCTGGCGCCGTCCGCATGCAATTCACAGCCCTGGCGTTTTATGGTTATTGACGAACCTTCAACAAGAGAAAAAGCCTGTGATGCGGCTTTGAGAGGGATTGTAGGGATAAATGCCTTTTTGAGGGAGGCGCCGGCTGTAGTCGCTGTTTTGTCCCGGAGGAAAATCTATCTGGACATTTTGGGAAAATATTTCCGGAAAACGGATTATTGCCTGACGGACATAGGGATAGCCGGAGAACATTTTTGCCTTCAGGCCGCGCATCTCGGATTAGGAACCTGCTGGGTAGGGTGGTTCAACGAA includes these proteins:
- a CDS encoding ribonuclease H-like domain-containing protein → MSIYLDIETNRSGEITVLGFFSAAGGFVQMVKPDITRDKFIAALPGTASRIVTYNGNSFDLNVIWKRLGINLRDIYESCDLRWICQREGLTGGMKAVESTLNISRTTMGVDGREALYLWDKFVFEGDRKALELLLEYNKEDVLNLIKIEKKLIERNIYMPASGD
- a CDS encoding cupin domain-containing protein; the encoded protein is MDIKIINNPSKEQLAEMGVFDWPVWEKEASSFPWHYDERETCYILEGEVTVTPQGGRGVKFGAGDLVIFPEKMDCTWEISKAVKKHYNFG
- the radC gene encoding DNA repair protein RadC — its product is MSSDYLGHRKRLRARYEASSFAGWQDYEIVEFILFYALPRKDTKSLAKKLIKQFKSIKGLIDADPDDIKTVAGVGQNVLNIISVIKDVAELYLKQKTFDNKSVKSAADVCDYLRISMQSEKDELLKVLYLNASNKILGDDIISRGTVDRAPVYPRKVVENAVKRKAVNVILAHNHPSGSLRPSGEDRSMTEKLKSALSLVDVTVIDHIIIGLDSYFSFSENGLI
- a CDS encoding tetratricopeptide repeat protein; its protein translation is MVDLKDKSSGKYLILALYLFIFPFCGAYAQQNWVSEGGVIDPLKEDQRVKEARDKLTESENLYGANDPVVARDIFKLASIYYEYGRYDEAEELYKRALSIREKVLGSGDKSITPILISLAELYENKKEYNEAEYYYKKTIELKEKILGSDNPSLAVTMNNLAILYEIQGNYDQAELLYNKALNIKRSVYGKNHPGISITLNNLGLFCYKQGEFDKASGFFQEALDLRISLYGSEHPAVARIMDNLAMTYIRTGKIDEAEALLRASLQIKEKVPGENKLDSADTMSKLGELYSMQGRYQEALVLHKQAFSVRDKLLKQNDPRLLMSLNNLALAYIFSGKYEEAEQLLNRLLEVKKTEGMENKEGALVYNNIGLLYMHQGKFDDAEKMFKSAVALTGTMDIGRAVILDNLGELYIRAAKYDLSEQSYMNAVEIKRETLGEEDPSVFLSMSGLAKVYSEKARYEEAEKIYAKALEVIKENFGEKSGKTALLVNNIAELKREQGSLAEAEKYFKEALDIRLDLYGPDNLPVSGSLNNQGVIFRDLKKVDESEPVYQQALKTRHDLLGTESLELASTMNNLADLYVLQGRYEESEGYLKEALRIREKFLDDGHPDIADTLNGMGVLYVKWNKLGEAAPLLKRSLASRKNFFGGEHPSVAVSLNNMGWLLKKQGKFPEAENFYKASLEMKTGILGEGHPSVAVTLNNMGVLYLAMEKEEAAEPYFQKALAIKKEVFGGESPDIASILKKLAAIYLLREDVRKAELPIQEALQMSGKIYGENDLRVAYCIDLMGIYNYMMGVHDEADSLFKASARIRQGNKGMEDLNGYDMLMLLSKLFRKIGMIDKAQKIEKSARDILQNPGNYLTDK
- a CDS encoding nitroreductase family protein encodes the protein MLLDVFDKRRSVRKYKNEAVEREKIIACLEAARLAPSACNSQPWRFMVIDEPSTREKACDAALRGIVGINAFLREAPAVVAVLSRRKIYLDILGKYFRKTDYCLTDIGIAGEHFCLQAAHLGLGTCWVGWFNEGALKKELGLGRLVKVEYLITIGYPADTRCEKNRKRLTEIASWNKEGFKK